One part of the Oncorhynchus kisutch isolate 150728-3 linkage group LG22, Okis_V2, whole genome shotgun sequence genome encodes these proteins:
- the LOC109866827 gene encoding gastrula zinc finger protein XlCGF26.1, giving the protein MENLINEHQSRNDPENKANNTDSPEIKIEIDEVRIEYTQQMNTLEEENLSDQSANQADSSDLSQEDSESDSESFSCTQCDKSFRTAIHLKKHQIRHTDKTLHYCITCEKSFPYASLLKQHLTMHDADRTYCCTKCEKSFRSAPCLRKHLTTHGEKNHGCTECDRKFCSASRLKRHMTTHSGERPHVCTACGKSFTRPESLKNHQLNHQGEKLHTCHDCGKSYSVLKFLKEHMKVHEGPHICSQCGKSYTLLYNLKMHMSAAHGEEKALPCSECGKSFVSEYRLRKHQKQVHRTAFPCPECGRSFSTLSILQEHQSNHTGIKPHSCEECGKSFGLLDGLQRHQYTHRPKPEKSCLCEECGKSFLNLTQLARHKQVHSNVKSHTCEECGKKFKQIGGLRIHRRTHTGETPFSCKECSKTFTQASSLKVHMLTHTGERSFSCKECGKTFNIAKTLRLHMRIHTGEKPHKCPDCGKGYHHAQGLRMHLLFHKGERRHTCTYCDKSFFLPGHLRAHIRLHTGEKPYLCSNCGKSFNRAWNLKQHKKICQ; this is encoded by the coding sequence ATGGAGAACTTGATTAATGAACACCAAAGCCGCAATGATCCAGAGAacaaggcaaataacactgattCACCTGAAATAAAGATTGAAATAGATGAGGTGCGCATTGAGTACACTCAACAGATGAACACACTGGAAGAAGAGAATCTAAGTGATCAGTCAGCAAACCAAGCAGACAGTTCTGATTTATCACAGGAGGATTCTGAGTCTGATTCAGAGTCTTTCTCTTGTACACAGTGTGACAAGAGCTTCCGTACTGCCATACATTTGAAAAAACACCAGATTAGGCACACTGATAAAACCCTACACTATTGCATAACTTGTGAGAAGAGCTTCCCTTATGCATCGCTCTTAAAGCAGCACCTAACAATGCATGATGCTGACAGAACATACTGTTGCACGAAATGCGAAAAGAGCTTCCGATCTGCACCGTGCCTAAGGAAGCACCTGACAACGCACGGTGAGAAGAATCACGGTTGCACAGAGTGCGATAGGAAATTCTGTTCAGCATCTCGcttaaaaaggcacatgacaacacaTAGCGGGGAAAGACCACATGTTTGCACCgcctgtgggaagagttttacccGACCAGAGAGCTTAAAGAATCATCAGCTAAATCACCAAGGGGAGAAGCTGCACACCTGCCACGACTGTGGAAAGAGCTACAGTGTGCTGAAGTTCCTTAAAGAACATATGAAAGTCCACGAGGGTCCCCACATCTgctctcagtgtgggaagagctacACACTCCTCTACAACTTGAAAATGCATATGTCAGCAGCGCATGGAGAGGAAAAAGCATTGCCTTGCTCTGAATGTGGGAAAAGTTTTGTTTCAGAGTACCGTCTGCGAAAGCATCAGAAGCAAGTACACAGAACAGCCTTCCCCTGCCCTGAATGTGGGCGAAGCTTCTCCACACTGTCCATATTGCAAGAGCATCAGTCAAACCATACTGGTATCAAACCGCATTCTTGTGAggagtgtgggaagagctttggccttctggatggtcttcagaggcACCAGTACACACACAGGCCCAAACCAGAAAAATCCTGCCTCTGTGAGGAGTGTGGAAAAAGCTTTCTTAACCTCACCCAACTGGCCAGACATAAACAAGTTCATTCCAATGTTAAGTCCCACACTTGTGAGGAGTGTGGTAAAAAATTCAAACAGATCGGAGGTTTGAGAATACACCGCCGCACTCACACAGGGGAGACACCGTTCTCTTGCAAAGAGTGCAGTAAAACATTTACGCAGGCCAGCTCCTTGAAGGTTCATATGTTAACCCACACAGGAGAGAGGTCATTCTCTTGTAAGGAGTGTGGCAAGACATTCAACATCGCAAAGACATTACGGCTTCATATGcgcattcacacaggagagaaaccacaTAAATGCCCTGATTGTGGGAAGGGATACCATCACGCTCAAGGACTAAGAATGCACCTGCTATTTCACAAGGGGGAACGACGGCACACATGTACTTACTGTGACAAGAGTTTCTTTCTGCCAGGACATTTAAGAGCACACATCCGactacacactggagagaaaccttacctcTGCTCTaattgtgggaagagtttcaatCGTGCTTGGAATTTAAAGCAACACAAGAAAATATGTCAGTGA